From a single Miscanthus floridulus cultivar M001 chromosome 8, ASM1932011v1, whole genome shotgun sequence genomic region:
- the LOC136469717 gene encoding uncharacterized protein gives MEEESSMEVPMEEPLEDQMEDEPMDEETKERPMYEEPIEIEESEEEPMEGDEQGAGDLDDGDDFDNSDSNEWGNDGGDGDDSGDDGGDGDRNGRDGGNNGDDYHDALLA, from the exons ATGGAGGAGGAATCAtctatggaggtgcccatggaggAACCTTTGGAGGACCAAATGGAGGATGAACCCATGGATGAAGAGACTAAAGAGAGGCCCATGTATGAGGAGCCCATAGAGATAGAAGAATCAgaggaggagcccatggaggGAGATGAACAGGGGG cTGGTGaccttgatgatggtgatgattttGACAACTCTGATTCTAATGAATGGGgtaatgatggtggtgatggagatgatagtggagatgatggtggtgatggtgatagaAATGGAAGAGACGGTGGAAATAATGGTGATGATTACCATGATGCACTGCTGGCTTAG